GGAAGAGTTGGTCGCGCGAGTGCTCGCCGGTCGCGGCGACGCACCGGGTTTGGTGCATGTGCTCTCGGCCATGGAAGCCTGTCCGAGCTACAAACCGTGGCATGACAAAGGCAGTGGCAAGACTTACCTGCGCCCCGATCAAGGCAAGTGCCTGCACGACTACTTCTATTTCATCGACGAGGAACTGGGGTTGTGCTACCTGCGTGTGCCGACGTGGGCACCGTTCGGGTTGCAGTTCTACTGTAATGGTCACAGCGCTCTGGCAAGAACTCTGACGCGAGAAAGGATCGACTTCCTCCAGCAGGACAACGCCTTCCTGCGTGTCGCCGACATCGCGCAGGCGCAGGCGCTGGCGGATGCGTTCAGTCCCGACGTACTTCACCCGCGACTGGATCGCTATGCGCAGTGGTTGTGCCCAGTGCTTGACGTCTTTGGATCCTCGTATCACTGGAGCCTGCGCCAAGTCGAATACTCCACCGACCTGATGTTTCGCAGTGAGCAGATATTGGTTCCACTGTATGACGCCATTTCGCGCCAAGCGGTCTTGGCCGCCAACGCAGAACGCGTCTCCAGCTTTCTGGGCAAGAAGGTCACACCACAACTGGCCCAGGAGATCGGTTCCCGGTTGTCCACCCGTATCGAGGGGCGCTGCATCAAGCACACCATGGGCGCCGCTGGCGTCAAGGTGTATGACAAATTCTCCCGCGTACTGCGGGTCGAAACGACCGTCAATGACGTGAGTTTCTTCAAACACCACCGCAAGGTGGAACACAAGGACAGGCACGCCACCCGAGAATTGGCGCCCCTGAAGAAGACAATCTATAGCCTGATCGACCTGCGCGACATCCTGCTCGGCTGCAACCAACGTTACCTGGCGTTCCTCTCCAGCCTCG
This window of the Candidatus Dechloromonas phosphoritropha genome carries:
- a CDS encoding MarR family transcriptional regulator, with the translated sequence MTEEAIMLAMALAERYATNMHGVLSCFDRIIITGTLPGACYAAGMTSYLYTHGIRVFDYPRFAEPLRDRIRERAQEVCLAAGIEIAHVSKSHIRKEELVARVLAGRGDAPGLVHVLSAMEACPSYKPWHDKGSGKTYLRPDQGKCLHDYFYFIDEELGLCYLRVPTWAPFGLQFYCNGHSALARTLTRERIDFLQQDNAFLRVADIAQAQALADAFSPDVLHPRLDRYAQWLCPVLDVFGSSYHWSLRQVEYSTDLMFRSEQILVPLYDAISRQAVLAANAERVSSFLGKKVTPQLAQEIGSRLSTRIEGRCIKHTMGAAGVKVYDKFSRVLRVETTVNDVSFFKHHRKVEHKDRHATRELAPLKKTIYSLIDLRDILLGCNQRYLAFLSSLDDPSAGERDLERLSMPRLGAAPGVKGVNFFDPAEKALLQTMQRGEFNIHGWRRADLLSYLKLTPSAMSRQLARLRTLGLIKKVTHTYRYYLTRLGRSVVAAACSLTRFNIVPTMACAS